The following coding sequences are from one Musa acuminata AAA Group cultivar baxijiao chromosome BXJ2-4, Cavendish_Baxijiao_AAA, whole genome shotgun sequence window:
- the LOC135610125 gene encoding UDP-glucuronate:xylan alpha-glucuronosyltransferase 1-like isoform X2: MKGLTITSPSLHEARDDTSKRKMKLKHHKLGDKYRIVFSSCKFHSLKLALFVITCCTVLTLLYSPTERNEHRQQSDSRSRFVDVGSIWQNTSSDPRYVSDTGVDWQQVSSALPSVDGTEHSLKIGLLNFNFTEVGVWRRAVPNAEFSGVHLEYADASITWNVLYPEWIDEEEDNEVPACPSLPEPRVKNGLELDVVAVKLPCRRSGSWSRDVARLHLQLSAAKLAAAGRSPVHVLFVTECFPIPNLFIFRDLVRREGTAWLYKPSVATLREKLRLPIGSCELAVPLKARVRPQTGSGTREAYATILHSAEVYVCGAIAVARSIRLAGSKRDLVILVDESISDHHLGGLEAAGWKVRTIQRIRNPKAEKNAYNEWNYSKFRLWQLTDYDKVIFIDADLLILRNIDFLFKMPEISATGNNATIFNSGVMVVEPSNCTFQLLMDHIDEITSYNGGDQGYLNEIFTWWHRIPRQMNFLKHFWEGDSQSVKARKTRLFAAETPGLYVLHYLGLKPWLCFRDFDCNWNSVLYRSFASDEAHATWWRVHDSMPEGLQRFCLLSTVTKAGLEYNRHKAEKANFPDQHWRRNVTDPRRHLCFEKFCRWEDVLQHWNGSHTSSTARST, encoded by the exons ATGAAAGGGCTAACCATTACATCCCCCAGCCTCCACGAAGCACG CGACGACACAAGCAAAAGAAAGATGAAGTTGAAGCATCACAAACTCGGAGACAAGTACAGAATCGTGTTCTCCAGCTGCAAGTTTCACTCCCTGAAACTGGCCCTCTTTGTCATTACATGTTGCACGGTGTTAACCCTCCTCTACTCGCCAACAGAGCGCAATGAGCATCGCCAGCAGTCCGATTCCAGGTCTAGATTTGTGGACGTTGGGTCGATTTGGCAGAACACATCGTCAGATCCTCGATACGTATCAGATACGGGTGTCGATTGGCAACAAGTATCGAGCGCTCTGCCAAGTGTTGATGGCACAGAGCATAGTCTCAAGATCGGCTTGCTCAACTTCAACTTCACCGAGGTCGGCGTCTGGCGGCGCGCGGTGCCAAATGCTGAGTTTTCCGGCGTCCACCTTGAGTACGCCGACGCGAGCATCACTTGGAATGTTCTGTACCCGGAGTGGATCGATGAGGAAGAAGACAACGAAGTGCCTGCCTGTCCATCGCTTCCTGAGCCCCGAGTGAAGAATGGATTAGAACTCGACGTCGTCGCTGTTAAGCTGCCCTGCCGTAGGTCAGGCAGCTGGTCGAGAGACGTTGCCAGATTGCATTTGCAGCTCTCTGCAGCCAAACTCGCCGCAGCAGGACGCTCCCCGGTCCATGTCCTCTTCGTCACCGAGTGCTTCCCGATCCCCAACCTGTTCATCTTCAGAGACCTCGTCAGAAGAGAAGGAACCGCTTGGCTGTACAAGCCCAGCGTAGCGACGTTGAGGGAGAAGCTCCGGCTTCCGATCGGGTCATGCGAACTCGCTGTTCCACTGAAAGCACGAG TGCGGCCACAGACTGGGAGTGGAACGAGAGAAGCATATGCGACGATACTGCACTCTGCAGAGGTCTACGTCTGCGGCGCCATCGCCGTGGCTCGGAGCATCCGCTTGGCGGGGTCGAAGAGGGACCTCGTCATACTGGTCGACGAATCCATAAGCGACCACCACCTGGGCGGCCTCGAAGCCGCAGGATGGAAGGTCAGAACGATCCAACGGATCCGAAACCCCAAGGCGGAGAAGAACGCGTACAACGAGTGGAACTACAGCAAGTTCCGGTTGTGGCAGCTCACCGACTACGACAAGGTCATCTTCATCGACGCCGACCTCCTCATCCTGAGGAACATCGACTTCCTGTTCAAGATGCCGGAGATATCCGCGACGGGGAACAACGCCACCATCTTCAACTCCGGCGTGATGGTGGTCGAGCCCTCCAATTGCACCTTCCAGCTGCTGATGGATCACATCGACGAGATCACGTCTTATAATGGTGGCGACCAGGGATACCTCAACGAGATCTTCACGTGGTGGCACCGCATCCCGAGGCAGATGAACTTCCTGAAGCACTTCTGGGAGGGCGACAGCCAGAGCGTGAAGGCGAGGAAGACGAGGCTATTCGCGGCCGAGACGCCCGGCCTCTACGTCCTGCACTACCTGGGGCTGAAGCCATGGCTCTGCTTCCGGGACTTCGACTGCAACTGGAACTCCGTCCTCTACCGGAGTTTCGCCAGCGACGAAGCCCACGCGACGTGGTGGCGCGTGCACGACAGCATGCCGGAAGGCCTCCAACGCTTCTGCCTGCTGTCCACGGTGACGAAGGCCGGGCTGGAGTACAACCGGCACAAGGCCGAGAAGGCCAACTTCCCCGACCAGCACTGGCGCCGCAACGTGACCGATCCCAGACGGCATCTGTGCTTCGAGAAGTTTTGCCGGTGGGAGGACGTGCTGCAGCACTGGAACGGGTCGCACACATCGTCCACTGCTCGATCTACTTAG
- the LOC135610126 gene encoding F-box protein At5g39450-like, producing the protein MLDGVATQVDCGSRLFLALPDDVLALVSAYLRPLDLCALALCCRGLRAAVASSEKAWLAQCRRLGPPAHALPLWREGVRSYRALCRFLAAVAPLLGVWVHQNPELGNVVSVLWGFLSVVGVRIIPQELGPLGLDAGPLLWAPVFEILADADGAPSCFFLHGRGDHGEDCLYPGSVQSIDPSCNILLLEVDVRHKDPALPPGTLHLPRSQIFSAVSDRKDPTLGRKLRWSDSSNTISSPSAAPPSPPSIPFSRLPFSDRRRLLDQVAGRVRLEIPLDLATAPLFDRSPPCDDAKLLARRWSELVNMHKQISGGRIDRKAAELAPGLIEHAATTNGDVISHHQITVSGKRKALVSVAAYLRDGFKQFMSRSNSSKVAGLISRNGNSWASAQKKHAQLHQFLMSGDAVGLSLRATHMRLTAYRAWPDMHDNWFALYKLPMQVPSACHEHAGLWAGTFGWPPGQPSEDKPGKALFFLLLSYEEVEGRPLLIATKILEGTHYVLHPNGSAMFIANLDETSSDAFPWETDSEPLQVEVEQSYSGEGIASGYGFRYPGSKPGSLFVLQNGLLAFVWKESRSVLTLQRIDLQELLKRGERVPMLPPVANFSYLTKSYSNVFAGILSNSNCSY; encoded by the coding sequence ATGCTGGATGGGGTGGCCACGCAGGTGGACTGCGGCTCCCGGCTTTTCCTCGCGCTTCCGGACGACGTGCTGGCGCTCGTCTCCGCCTACCTTCGCCCCCTCGACCTTTGCGCCTTAGCCCTCTGCTGCCGCGGCCTCCGAGCGGCCGTCGCCTcctccgagaaggcttggctggcCCAGTGCCGCCGCCTCGGCCCGCCGGCCCACGCCTTGCCTCTCTGGCGCGAGGGCGTGCGATCTTACCGTGCCCTCTGCCGCTTCCTCGCCGCCGTCGCTCCCCTCCTCGGGGTGTGGGTCCACCAGAACCCCGAGCTCGGCAACGTGGTCTCCGTCCTCTGGGGCTTCCTCTCCGTCGTCGGCGTCCGCATCATTCCACAGGAGCTGGGGCCGCTGGGCCTTGACGCCGGTCCTCTGCTGTGGGCACCGGTGTTCGAGATCCTTGCCGACGCCGATGGAGCGCCCTCCTGCTTCTTTCTCCATGGCCGCGGCGATCACGGCGAGGACTGCCTCTACCCCGGCTCTGTCCAATCCATCGACCCCTCCTGCAACATCCTCCTTCTCGAGGTCGACGTCCGTCACAAAGATCCCGCCCTTCCACCGGGCACCCTTCATTTGCCCCGCTCCCAGATCTTCTCGGCCGTTTCTGATCGCAAAGATCCAACCTTGGGGAGGAAACTTCGTTGGTCGGATTCTTCCAACACCATCTCAAGTCCCTCGGCGGCACCTCCATCCCCTCCTTCTATCCCATTTAGCCGGCTGCCCTTCAGCGACCGCCGTCGGCTTCTGGATCAGGTGGCCGGGAGAGTCCGCCTCGAGATCCCCTTGGATCTTGCCACTGCTCCTCTTTTCGATCGGTCTCCTCCATGCGACGACGCCAAGCTGTTGGCCCGTCGATGGTCCGAACTCGTTAACATGCACAAGCAGATCAGCGGAGGACGCATCGATCGGAAAGCGGCCGAACTGGCACCAGGCTTGATCGAGCATGCAGCCACCACTAATGGGGATGTGATTAGCCATCACCAGATCACCGTCTCCGGCAAAAGAAAGGCCCTTGTCTCTGTGGCGGCGTACCTGAGAGATGGATTCAAACAATTCATGAGCAGGTCGAATTCTTCCAAGGTAGCTGGGTTGATATCAAGAAACGGGAATTCTTGGGCGAGCGCCCAGAAGAAGCATGCGCAGCTCCACCAGTTCTTGATGTCCGGCGATGCCGTCGGACTAAGCTTAAGAGCGACGCACATGAGGCTGACCGCGTACAGGGCGTGGCCCGACATGCATGACAACTGGTTTGCTCTCTACAAGCTCCCAATGCAGGTCCCATCTGCCTGCCACGAGCACGCCGGTCTGTGGGCTGGCACCTTCGGCTGGCCTCCGGGGCAGCCTTCCGAAGACAAGCCTGGGAAGGCCTTGTTCTTCTTGTTGCTGTCGTACGAAGAGGTTGAGGGGCGCCCTCTTTTGATCGCAACCAAGATATTGGAAGGAACCCACTATGTCCTCCACCCCAATGGTTCTGCAATGTTCATTGCAAACCTTGACGAGACATCGTCGGATGCATTCCCATGGGAGACGGACAGCGAACCTCTTCAAGTGGAAGTCGAGCAAAGCTACAGCGGGGAGGGCATTGCGAGTGGCTATGGATTTCGGTATCCTGGCTCTAAGCCTGGCTCTTTGTTTGTTCTCCAGAATGGGCTACTTGCATTTGTTTGGAAAGAGTCCAGATCTGTGTTGACACTGCAAAGGATAGACTTGCAAGAGCTTctgaagagaggagaaagagtgCCAATGCTGCCTCCAGTTGCCAACTTCTCCTATCTCACCAAGTCCTACTCCAATGTGTTTGCAGGAATTCTGAGCAATTCCAATTGTTCATATTGA
- the LOC135610125 gene encoding UDP-glucuronate:xylan alpha-glucuronosyltransferase 1-like isoform X3: MKLKHHKLGDKYRIVFSSCKFHSLKLALFVITCCTVLTLLYSPTERNEHRQQSDSRSRFVDVGSIWQNTSSDPRYVSDTGVDWQQVSSALPSVDGTEHSLKIGLLNFNFTEVGVWRRAVPNAEFSGVHLEYADASITWNVLYPEWIDEEEDNEVPACPSLPEPRVKNGLELDVVAVKLPCRRSGSWSRDVARLHLQLSAAKLAAAGRSPVHVLFVTECFPIPNLFIFRDLVRREGTAWLYKPSVATLREKLRLPIGSCELAVPLKARVRPQTGSGTREAYATILHSAEVYVCGAIAVARSIRLAGSKRDLVILVDESISDHHLGGLEAAGWKVRTIQRIRNPKAEKNAYNEWNYSKFRLWQLTDYDKVIFIDADLLILRNIDFLFKMPEISATGNNATIFNSGVMVVEPSNCTFQLLMDHIDEITSYNGGDQGYLNEIFTWWHRIPRQMNFLKHFWEGDSQSVKARKTRLFAAETPGLYVLHYLGLKPWLCFRDFDCNWNSVLYRSFASDEAHATWWRVHDSMPEGLQRFCLLSTVTKAGLEYNRHKAEKANFPDQHWRRNVTDPRRHLCFEKFCRWEDVLQHWNGSHTSSTARST; the protein is encoded by the exons ATGAAGTTGAAGCATCACAAACTCGGAGACAAGTACAGAATCGTGTTCTCCAGCTGCAAGTTTCACTCCCTGAAACTGGCCCTCTTTGTCATTACATGTTGCACGGTGTTAACCCTCCTCTACTCGCCAACAGAGCGCAATGAGCATCGCCAGCAGTCCGATTCCAGGTCTAGATTTGTGGACGTTGGGTCGATTTGGCAGAACACATCGTCAGATCCTCGATACGTATCAGATACGGGTGTCGATTGGCAACAAGTATCGAGCGCTCTGCCAAGTGTTGATGGCACAGAGCATAGTCTCAAGATCGGCTTGCTCAACTTCAACTTCACCGAGGTCGGCGTCTGGCGGCGCGCGGTGCCAAATGCTGAGTTTTCCGGCGTCCACCTTGAGTACGCCGACGCGAGCATCACTTGGAATGTTCTGTACCCGGAGTGGATCGATGAGGAAGAAGACAACGAAGTGCCTGCCTGTCCATCGCTTCCTGAGCCCCGAGTGAAGAATGGATTAGAACTCGACGTCGTCGCTGTTAAGCTGCCCTGCCGTAGGTCAGGCAGCTGGTCGAGAGACGTTGCCAGATTGCATTTGCAGCTCTCTGCAGCCAAACTCGCCGCAGCAGGACGCTCCCCGGTCCATGTCCTCTTCGTCACCGAGTGCTTCCCGATCCCCAACCTGTTCATCTTCAGAGACCTCGTCAGAAGAGAAGGAACCGCTTGGCTGTACAAGCCCAGCGTAGCGACGTTGAGGGAGAAGCTCCGGCTTCCGATCGGGTCATGCGAACTCGCTGTTCCACTGAAAGCACGAG TGCGGCCACAGACTGGGAGTGGAACGAGAGAAGCATATGCGACGATACTGCACTCTGCAGAGGTCTACGTCTGCGGCGCCATCGCCGTGGCTCGGAGCATCCGCTTGGCGGGGTCGAAGAGGGACCTCGTCATACTGGTCGACGAATCCATAAGCGACCACCACCTGGGCGGCCTCGAAGCCGCAGGATGGAAGGTCAGAACGATCCAACGGATCCGAAACCCCAAGGCGGAGAAGAACGCGTACAACGAGTGGAACTACAGCAAGTTCCGGTTGTGGCAGCTCACCGACTACGACAAGGTCATCTTCATCGACGCCGACCTCCTCATCCTGAGGAACATCGACTTCCTGTTCAAGATGCCGGAGATATCCGCGACGGGGAACAACGCCACCATCTTCAACTCCGGCGTGATGGTGGTCGAGCCCTCCAATTGCACCTTCCAGCTGCTGATGGATCACATCGACGAGATCACGTCTTATAATGGTGGCGACCAGGGATACCTCAACGAGATCTTCACGTGGTGGCACCGCATCCCGAGGCAGATGAACTTCCTGAAGCACTTCTGGGAGGGCGACAGCCAGAGCGTGAAGGCGAGGAAGACGAGGCTATTCGCGGCCGAGACGCCCGGCCTCTACGTCCTGCACTACCTGGGGCTGAAGCCATGGCTCTGCTTCCGGGACTTCGACTGCAACTGGAACTCCGTCCTCTACCGGAGTTTCGCCAGCGACGAAGCCCACGCGACGTGGTGGCGCGTGCACGACAGCATGCCGGAAGGCCTCCAACGCTTCTGCCTGCTGTCCACGGTGACGAAGGCCGGGCTGGAGTACAACCGGCACAAGGCCGAGAAGGCCAACTTCCCCGACCAGCACTGGCGCCGCAACGTGACCGATCCCAGACGGCATCTGTGCTTCGAGAAGTTTTGCCGGTGGGAGGACGTGCTGCAGCACTGGAACGGGTCGCACACATCGTCCACTGCTCGATCTACTTAG
- the LOC135609051 gene encoding gibberellin 20 oxidase 2-like encodes MDCNPTSILLRTPLDLNKERDAGAGGVVFNSSVLGNQASIPKAFIWPQCHRPATIDDLDAPVVDLGGFLRGDEASTARAVEYVRAACSTHGFFQVANHGVDASLAREAMDCVDGFFKLPLCHKLRARRKPGSVWGYTGAHADRFSSELPWKETLSFGYHEAGGGDRVVVDYFASILGPDFDRTGLVLQRYCEAMKKLSLVIMELLAISLGVERSHYRDFFEDSCSIMRCNYYPPCQEPELTLGTGPHCDPTSLTILQQDQVEGLEVFSANKWRSVRPIRDALVINIGDTFMALSNGRYKSCLHRAVVNRHRERKSLAFFVCPREDRTIRPPPGDLGGSRLYPDFTWAEFMQFTQRHYRSDTRTLHSFTNWLSSSNSLRQST; translated from the exons ATGGACTGCAATCCCACCTCCATCCTCCTGCGCACTCCCTTGGACCTCAACAAGGAGCGAGACGCTGGCGCCGGCGGCGTCGTCTTCAACTCTTCGGTCCTCGGGAACCAAGCCAGCATACCCAAGGCATTCATCTGGCCGCAGTGCCACAGACCCGCCACCATCGACGATCTCGACGCCCCGGTGGTGGACCTCGGCGGCTTTCTCCGCGGCGACGAAGCGTCGACGGCGCGCGCGGTGGAGTACGTCAGGGCCGCCTGCTCCACCCACGGCTTCTTCCAGGTCGCCAACCATGGCGTCGACGCGTCGCTGGCCCGAGAGGCGATGGACTGCGTTGACGGGTTCTTTAAGCTCCCTCTCTGTCACAAGCTACGCGCCCGGCGGAAGCCCGGTAGCGTGTGGGGCTACACCGGGGCGCACGCCGACCGCTTCTCCTCCGAGCTGCCATGGAAGGAGACCCTCTCCTTTGGCTACCACGAGGCCGGCGGCGGCGACCGCGTCGTCGTCGACTACTTCGCTTCCATCTTAGGCCCTGATTTCGATAGGACGGG GCTGGTTCTTCAGAGGTACTGCGAGGCGATGAAGAAGCTATCGCTGGTGATCATGGAGCTCCTGGCAATAAGCTTAGGAGTGGAAAGAAGCCACTACAGAGACTTCTTCGAGGACAGTTGCTCAATAATGAGATGCAACTACTATCCTCCATGTCAGGAGCCGGAGCTGACGCTCGGCACCGGCCCGCACTGCGACCCCACCTCGCTGACCATCCTTCAACAGGACCAGGTGGAGGGCCTCGAGGTCTTCTCCGCCAACAAGTGGCGGTCGGTCCGGCCGATTCGCGACGCTTTGGTGATCAACATTGGTGACACCTTCATG GCGTTGTCCAATGGAAGGTACAAAAGCTGCCTGCACCGGGCTGTGGTGAACAGGCATCGGGAACGGAAGTCGCTGGCTTTCTTCGTGTGCCCCAGGGAGGACCGCACCATCCGGCCACCGCCGGGGGACCTCGGCGGCTCGCGGCTGTACCCGGACTTCACGTGGGCGGAGTTCATGCAGTTCACGCAGCGCCACTACCGGTCTGACACGAGGACACTCCACAGCTTCACCAATTGGCTCTCCTCCTCTAACTCCCTCCGCCAGTCCACCTAG
- the LOC135610125 gene encoding UDP-glucuronate:xylan alpha-glucuronosyltransferase 1-like isoform X1: MLPLFSYGMTNCFCSCIFCAMAFFILMLPFGFVFWCSDDTSKRKMKLKHHKLGDKYRIVFSSCKFHSLKLALFVITCCTVLTLLYSPTERNEHRQQSDSRSRFVDVGSIWQNTSSDPRYVSDTGVDWQQVSSALPSVDGTEHSLKIGLLNFNFTEVGVWRRAVPNAEFSGVHLEYADASITWNVLYPEWIDEEEDNEVPACPSLPEPRVKNGLELDVVAVKLPCRRSGSWSRDVARLHLQLSAAKLAAAGRSPVHVLFVTECFPIPNLFIFRDLVRREGTAWLYKPSVATLREKLRLPIGSCELAVPLKARVRPQTGSGTREAYATILHSAEVYVCGAIAVARSIRLAGSKRDLVILVDESISDHHLGGLEAAGWKVRTIQRIRNPKAEKNAYNEWNYSKFRLWQLTDYDKVIFIDADLLILRNIDFLFKMPEISATGNNATIFNSGVMVVEPSNCTFQLLMDHIDEITSYNGGDQGYLNEIFTWWHRIPRQMNFLKHFWEGDSQSVKARKTRLFAAETPGLYVLHYLGLKPWLCFRDFDCNWNSVLYRSFASDEAHATWWRVHDSMPEGLQRFCLLSTVTKAGLEYNRHKAEKANFPDQHWRRNVTDPRRHLCFEKFCRWEDVLQHWNGSHTSSTARST, from the exons ATGCTGCCTTTGTTTAGTTACGGGATGACAAATTGTTTTTGTTCTTGTATCTTTTGTGCCATGGCCTTCTTCATCTTGATGCTTCCATTTGGATTTGTTTTCTGGTGCAGCGACGACACAAGCAAAAGAAAGATGAAGTTGAAGCATCACAAACTCGGAGACAAGTACAGAATCGTGTTCTCCAGCTGCAAGTTTCACTCCCTGAAACTGGCCCTCTTTGTCATTACATGTTGCACGGTGTTAACCCTCCTCTACTCGCCAACAGAGCGCAATGAGCATCGCCAGCAGTCCGATTCCAGGTCTAGATTTGTGGACGTTGGGTCGATTTGGCAGAACACATCGTCAGATCCTCGATACGTATCAGATACGGGTGTCGATTGGCAACAAGTATCGAGCGCTCTGCCAAGTGTTGATGGCACAGAGCATAGTCTCAAGATCGGCTTGCTCAACTTCAACTTCACCGAGGTCGGCGTCTGGCGGCGCGCGGTGCCAAATGCTGAGTTTTCCGGCGTCCACCTTGAGTACGCCGACGCGAGCATCACTTGGAATGTTCTGTACCCGGAGTGGATCGATGAGGAAGAAGACAACGAAGTGCCTGCCTGTCCATCGCTTCCTGAGCCCCGAGTGAAGAATGGATTAGAACTCGACGTCGTCGCTGTTAAGCTGCCCTGCCGTAGGTCAGGCAGCTGGTCGAGAGACGTTGCCAGATTGCATTTGCAGCTCTCTGCAGCCAAACTCGCCGCAGCAGGACGCTCCCCGGTCCATGTCCTCTTCGTCACCGAGTGCTTCCCGATCCCCAACCTGTTCATCTTCAGAGACCTCGTCAGAAGAGAAGGAACCGCTTGGCTGTACAAGCCCAGCGTAGCGACGTTGAGGGAGAAGCTCCGGCTTCCGATCGGGTCATGCGAACTCGCTGTTCCACTGAAAGCACGAG TGCGGCCACAGACTGGGAGTGGAACGAGAGAAGCATATGCGACGATACTGCACTCTGCAGAGGTCTACGTCTGCGGCGCCATCGCCGTGGCTCGGAGCATCCGCTTGGCGGGGTCGAAGAGGGACCTCGTCATACTGGTCGACGAATCCATAAGCGACCACCACCTGGGCGGCCTCGAAGCCGCAGGATGGAAGGTCAGAACGATCCAACGGATCCGAAACCCCAAGGCGGAGAAGAACGCGTACAACGAGTGGAACTACAGCAAGTTCCGGTTGTGGCAGCTCACCGACTACGACAAGGTCATCTTCATCGACGCCGACCTCCTCATCCTGAGGAACATCGACTTCCTGTTCAAGATGCCGGAGATATCCGCGACGGGGAACAACGCCACCATCTTCAACTCCGGCGTGATGGTGGTCGAGCCCTCCAATTGCACCTTCCAGCTGCTGATGGATCACATCGACGAGATCACGTCTTATAATGGTGGCGACCAGGGATACCTCAACGAGATCTTCACGTGGTGGCACCGCATCCCGAGGCAGATGAACTTCCTGAAGCACTTCTGGGAGGGCGACAGCCAGAGCGTGAAGGCGAGGAAGACGAGGCTATTCGCGGCCGAGACGCCCGGCCTCTACGTCCTGCACTACCTGGGGCTGAAGCCATGGCTCTGCTTCCGGGACTTCGACTGCAACTGGAACTCCGTCCTCTACCGGAGTTTCGCCAGCGACGAAGCCCACGCGACGTGGTGGCGCGTGCACGACAGCATGCCGGAAGGCCTCCAACGCTTCTGCCTGCTGTCCACGGTGACGAAGGCCGGGCTGGAGTACAACCGGCACAAGGCCGAGAAGGCCAACTTCCCCGACCAGCACTGGCGCCGCAACGTGACCGATCCCAGACGGCATCTGTGCTTCGAGAAGTTTTGCCGGTGGGAGGACGTGCTGCAGCACTGGAACGGGTCGCACACATCGTCCACTGCTCGATCTACTTAG